The Anastrepha ludens isolate Willacy chromosome 2, idAnaLude1.1, whole genome shotgun sequence genome contains a region encoding:
- the LOC128865473 gene encoding ubiquitin-conjugating enzyme E2-17 kDa, whose protein sequence is MSTPARRRLMRDFKRLQEDPPTGVSGAPTDNNIMIWNAVIFGPHDTPFEDGTFKLTIEFTEEYPNKPPTVRFVSKVFHPNVYADGGICLDILQNRWSPTYDVSAILTSIQSLLSDPNPNSPANSTAAQLYKENRREYEKRVKACVEQSFID, encoded by the exons ACTTCAAGAAGATCCACCAACTGGAGTTTCTGGAGCGCCAACAGATAACAATATTATGATTTGGAATGCTGTGATTTTTGGTCCACACGACACCCCTTTCGAAGATGGTACCTTCAAATTAACAATAGAATTTACGGAAGAGTATCCAAATAAACCGCCAACGGTTCGATTTGTATCGAAAGTTTTTCATCCGAATGTTTACGCAGACGGTGGCATCTGTTTGGACATCTTACAAAACAGATGGAGTCCCACATATGATGTGTCAGCTATTCTGACATCAATACAG TCTCTACTGAGTGACCCGAATCCCAATTCACCAGCTAATTCCACAGCTGCTCAGCTCTATAAGGAGAATCGTCGCGAATACGAGAAGCGAGTGAAAGCTTGCGTTGAGCAAAGTTTCATCGACTAG